A DNA window from Brassica napus cultivar Da-Ae chromosome A4, Da-Ae, whole genome shotgun sequence contains the following coding sequences:
- the LOC106447397 gene encoding peroxidase 21: MAIVKMPFCFLAFFCLLLQLFSIFHIGNAELKMNYYRESCPRAEEIIRQQVETLYYKHGNTAVSWLRNLFHDCVVKSCDASLLLETARGVESEQKSTRSFGMRNFKYIKTIKDALEKECPGTVSCADIVALSARDGIVMLKGPKIDMIKTGRRDSRGSYLRDVEALVPNHNDSLSSVLSNFNSIGIDVEATVALLGAHSVGRVHCVNLVHRLYPTIDPTLDPTYALYLKKRCPTPNPNPKEVLYSRNDPETPMVVDNMYYKNIMAHKGLLVIDDEIATDPRTAPFVAKMAADNGYFHEQFSRAIRLLSETNPLTGDQGEIRKDCRYVN; encoded by the exons ATGGCCATTGTGAAGATGCCCTTCTGCTTTTTGGCTTTCTTTTGCCTGTTATTACAGTTattttccatctttcatatcG GAAATGCGGAACTGAAGATGAATTATTACAGAGAGAGTTGTCCGAGAGCGGAAGAGATAATCAGACAACAAGTGGAGACGCTGTACTACAAACACGGCAACACAGCCGTATCTTGGCTCCGTAATCTCTTCCATGACTGCGTCGTCAAG tcgTGTGATGCGTCACTGCTACTAGAGACAGCAAGAGGTGTGGAATCAGAGCAAAAGTCAACAAGGAGTTTTGGTATGAGAAACTTTAAGTATATCAAGACTATCAAAGATGCACTCGAGAAAGAATGTCCTGGAACAGTCTCTTGCGCTGATATTGTTGCTCTCTCTGCTAGAGATGGTATTGTCATG TTGAAAGGGCCAAAGATAGATATGATAAAGACAGGAAGGAGAGACAGTAGAGGGAGCTACTTGAGAGATGTTGAGGCTCTAGTTCCTAACCACAATGACTCTCTCTCGTCTGTTCTCTCAAACTTTAACTCCATCGGCATCGATGTTGAAGCCACCGTTGCTCTCTTAG GTGCACACTCAGTGGGTAGAGTCCACTGCGTTAACCTAGTGCACCGGCTATACCCAACGATTGACCCGACTCTCGACCCTACGTACGCCCTTTACTTGAAAAAACGTTGCCCTACTCCAAATCCGAACCCAAAAGAGGTCTTATACTCCCGCAACGACCCTGAGACACCGATGGTTGTGGACAATATGTATTACAAAAACATCATGGCTCATAAAGGACTCCTTGTCATCGATGATGAGATAGCCACGGATCCGAGGACCGCACCCTTTGTGGCGAAGATGGCTGCGGACAATGGTTACTTCCATGAGCAATTTTCACGCGCTATCAGGCTCTTGTCCGAGACCAATCCTCTCACCGGTGACCAAGGAGAGATTAGGAAGGATTGTCGTTATGTGAACTAA